A single genomic interval of Candidatus Aegiribacteria sp. harbors:
- a CDS encoding class I SAM-dependent methyltransferase has product MKKQDITKNLTLDSHGIWVTRTDHVDISYPEEGNRQYFQIEDKSFWFKHRNDCIVAALNLYPPEGPVFDVGGGNGFVTRRLLDEGFEAALIEPGPTGAFNAKIERNIPTVFRATLENCGFPEDSLSAISLFDVLEHIEDDGKFLTEIRSCLKPGGYLYITVPAYEWLWSRSDINADHYRRYNPEELVHLLSKHFNVLFITCFFRVLMFPILIFRVVPYRLGLTKSKKVLTTGKEHGLSGGFPVRAVQRFLSPETEQIIAGQSKVWGTSCLCIAQKRI; this is encoded by the coding sequence ATGAAGAAACAAGACATCACTAAGAATCTGACTCTTGATTCACACGGAATATGGGTTACCAGAACTGATCATGTAGATATCTCATATCCCGAAGAGGGAAACCGGCAATACTTCCAGATAGAGGATAAATCGTTCTGGTTCAAGCACCGAAACGATTGTATTGTTGCGGCATTAAACCTGTATCCACCAGAAGGCCCTGTTTTTGATGTAGGCGGTGGTAATGGATTTGTAACTCGCAGGTTACTCGATGAGGGTTTCGAAGCAGCTCTCATCGAGCCCGGCCCTACTGGAGCTTTCAATGCTAAGATTGAAAGAAACATTCCGACCGTCTTCCGCGCGACTCTTGAGAACTGTGGTTTCCCGGAAGATTCGCTCAGTGCCATTTCTTTATTCGATGTACTTGAGCATATTGAAGATGATGGAAAATTTCTTACTGAAATCCGCTCCTGTCTAAAACCAGGTGGCTATTTGTATATAACCGTTCCCGCATACGAGTGGCTCTGGTCCAGGAGCGATATCAACGCTGACCACTATCGTCGTTACAATCCAGAAGAGCTGGTTCACTTGCTAAGTAAACATTTCAATGTTTTGTTCATTACCTGTTTTTTTCGAGTGCTGATGTTTCCTATTCTGATTTTTCGTGTTGTCCCCTACCGTCTTGGATTAACTAAAAGCAAGAAGGTACTCACAACTGGAAAGGAGCATGGCTTAAGCGGAGGATTTCCGGTCAGAGCAGTCCAGCGATTTCTTTCTCCAGAAACCGAACAAATTATAGCAGGCCAGTCAAAAGTCTGGGGAACAAGTTGTCTGTGTATAGCTCAAAAAAGGATTTAA